A part of Quatrionicoccus australiensis genomic DNA contains:
- a CDS encoding glutathione peroxidase: MISRIKRLFGIAGLLSLGVVPPALAGECPALLNHSFANLLDGKPMPLCQYQGKVILVVNTASYCGFTSQYDGLEKLYARLKDKGLVVLGFPSNDFGDQEPGNSKEIADFCRLTYGVQFPMVAKSTVKGKEANPFYLQLAQITDSRPRWNFHKYLINRDATQVVAFGSMTRPDSKALLAKIDEFLK, from the coding sequence ATGATTTCCCGGATCAAGCGCTTGTTCGGCATCGCCGGCCTGCTTTCCCTCGGTGTTGTACCGCCAGCACTTGCTGGCGAGTGTCCGGCTCTGCTCAATCACAGCTTTGCCAATTTGCTCGACGGCAAGCCGATGCCTCTTTGCCAATATCAGGGCAAGGTCATCCTGGTCGTCAATACGGCGAGCTACTGCGGTTTTACTTCGCAGTACGACGGTCTGGAGAAGCTCTATGCACGCCTCAAGGACAAGGGGCTGGTGGTGCTGGGCTTTCCTTCCAATGACTTTGGCGACCAGGAGCCCGGCAACAGCAAGGAAATCGCCGATTTTTGCCGCCTGACCTACGGCGTCCAGTTTCCGATGGTGGCCAAGAGCACGGTCAAGGGAAAAGAGGCGAATCCGTTCTATCTGCAGCTGGCCCAGATCACTGACAGCCGGCCGCGCTGGAACTTCCACAAATACCTGATCAATCGCGATGCCACCCAGGTCGTTGCATTCGGCAGCATGACCCGGCCGGACAGCAAGGCGCTGCTCGCCAAGATTGATGAATTCCTCAAATAA
- a CDS encoding MerR family transcriptional regulator, whose product MNTINFSIAAVERDTGLSKDVLRMWERRYGFPNPGRDANGERLYPAAQVERLSAIKRLMDQGHRPGKLMLASTEELALLAPKAGKSSLKKAGGGADELEDLLTLIKQHDASGYQQAMQQRLARQGFQLFVQDTIAPLTTAVGQAWEEGRFEVFEEHLFTELTKRLLRQAISTLPGGKRSPRILLTSVADEQHVLGLLMAEGLFSLEGAECIPLGTQMPLLEICRAAIAHRADVVALSFSIAFPQRQIPGLLQQLRQILPETTALWVGGGGVSKLGKMEGVRVLTTLDAAMNAVTDWRADKSL is encoded by the coding sequence ATGAACACCATCAATTTCAGCATCGCCGCTGTTGAACGCGACACCGGGCTATCCAAGGATGTGTTGCGCATGTGGGAACGGCGCTATGGCTTCCCCAACCCGGGCCGTGACGCTAACGGCGAGCGGCTTTATCCGGCTGCCCAGGTTGAACGGCTGAGCGCGATCAAACGCCTGATGGATCAGGGACATCGACCAGGAAAGCTGATGCTTGCATCAACCGAAGAGCTGGCACTACTGGCACCGAAAGCCGGGAAAAGCAGCCTGAAAAAAGCCGGTGGTGGCGCAGATGAGCTAGAGGACTTACTCACGCTGATCAAACAACACGATGCAAGCGGCTATCAACAAGCGATGCAGCAGCGACTCGCCAGGCAAGGATTCCAGTTGTTTGTCCAGGACACGATTGCCCCGTTGACGACCGCCGTTGGCCAGGCTTGGGAAGAAGGCAGATTTGAGGTTTTCGAAGAGCACCTATTCACCGAACTGACCAAACGCCTTCTGCGCCAGGCAATTTCAACCCTGCCCGGAGGCAAGCGCAGCCCGCGTATCCTGCTGACCAGCGTCGCGGATGAACAGCATGTCCTCGGCTTGTTGATGGCAGAAGGACTTTTCTCGCTGGAAGGCGCCGAATGCATCCCGCTCGGCACCCAGATGCCATTGCTCGAGATTTGCCGGGCGGCGATAGCCCATCGTGCCGACGTTGTCGCACTGTCCTTCTCGATCGCCTTCCCGCAACGCCAGATTCCCGGACTGCTGCAACAACTGCGGCAGATCCTGCCGGAAACGACCGCACTCTGGGTGGGTGGCGGCGGCGTCAGCAAACTTGGCAAGATGGAAGGAGTCCGGGTTCTCACCACCCTCGATGCGGCGATGAACGCCGTAACTGACTGGCGCGCTGACAAAAGCCTCTGA